A single window of Methanofastidiosum sp. DNA harbors:
- a CDS encoding 2-dehydropantoate 2-reductase → MRIAFIGSGAIGSLFGGLLKKSGADVLLIGRQNHVEAIKKNGLFISGIDEFNVRINASSNPLDARGSDILVITTKAYDTRKALEDIIPILNDNTKVMSLQNGAGNIEEISKLVDKQNIIGAVTSMGAFLENPGRVQFRGKGTTLIGAISEENKNAKEIVRIFDSAGIKAELTNDIKGEIWSKVIINSAINNLASILDGENGILLDENLIEIVKEITTEGKTILQKEGIDISDDIFEKTVDVIKNTSKNINSTLSDLRKGKRTEIDYISGKIIELGDKLNMPSPYNKALFTMIKYKENKLIQKS, encoded by the coding sequence ATGAGGATAGCTTTCATAGGGTCAGGGGCCATAGGCAGTCTTTTTGGAGGGCTTCTAAAAAAAAGTGGTGCAGATGTCTTACTGATTGGAAGGCAAAATCATGTAGAGGCCATAAAAAAAAATGGACTTTTTATTTCGGGTATTGATGAATTTAATGTTAGGATAAATGCATCTTCTAACCCACTTGACGCAAGAGGGTCAGATATCCTTGTTATCACAACTAAGGCATATGACACAAGAAAAGCACTAGAAGACATCATTCCGATTCTAAATGATAATACAAAAGTGATGTCGCTTCAAAATGGGGCAGGAAACATTGAAGAGATCTCTAAATTAGTAGACAAACAAAATATCATTGGAGCAGTAACAAGCATGGGCGCATTTCTTGAGAATCCAGGTAGGGTGCAGTTCAGGGGGAAAGGAACTACCTTAATTGGTGCGATATCAGAAGAAAACAAAAATGCGAAAGAAATAGTCAGAATATTTGATAGTGCCGGAATTAAGGCTGAGCTTACAAATGACATAAAGGGTGAGATATGGTCAAAAGTAATTATTAACTCAGCCATCAATAACCTTGCTTCAATTCTTGATGGCGAGAATGGAATCCTTCTGGATGAAAATCTTATTGAGATTGTAAAAGAGATAACAACGGAAGGAAAGACAATTCTTCAAAAAGAAGGGATAGATATCTCTGATGACATTTTTGAAAAGACAGTAGACGTCATTAAAAACACCTCTAAGAACATTAACTCAACCCTCTCAGATCTTAGAAAAGGAAAAAGGACAGAGATCGATTACATCTCCGGTAAGATTATTGAGCTTGGGGATAAATTAAATATGCCCTCACCTTACAATAAGGCACTTTTTACCATGATAAAATATAAAGAGAATAAATTAATACAAAAATCCTAA
- a CDS encoding OB-fold nucleic acid binding domain-containing protein: MEDDVSLIMSKLMEKGYTEAQIKEKIRIKKESLMYDITTKGILSIIASEEGIALPGKEDLKIDTLKEGMKDVNVLGRVSRKYAPKEFTRDDGSQGVVLNVIVSDKTGEIPVVFWDENAVKCSETVNRGDIIKIIAGQVKGGMKGPQLFITSKTKVIINPEGIDESSLPDTSTIKSLKYERTMVSELNPGDKFKEIRGTIAKLYSVFFYDGCPTCFKKMNVPQKGFCKHCKLEVSPIKVVILDIGIDDSTGYIRASFFKDKAEKVLGVTADQIHQGVKSYLEKGFNFKNAGEAYLSDNHYNLLGKEVLISGNVAENEYIGNVFQAHNIFDFDLEEEIEMVLENIGKEMQ, translated from the coding sequence ATGGAAGATGACGTATCCCTCATAATGTCGAAATTGATGGAAAAGGGTTATACGGAAGCTCAAATTAAAGAGAAAATAAGAATAAAAAAAGAATCTTTAATGTACGATATAACAACAAAAGGAATCCTTTCTATAATCGCTTCCGAAGAAGGGATAGCCCTACCTGGGAAGGAAGACCTAAAGATCGATACACTGAAAGAGGGAATGAAAGACGTTAATGTCTTGGGACGAGTTTCAAGAAAGTATGCCCCAAAGGAGTTTACAAGGGACGATGGGTCTCAAGGGGTAGTCCTTAATGTCATAGTTTCGGATAAGACTGGAGAAATTCCTGTCGTATTCTGGGATGAGAACGCTGTCAAATGTTCTGAAACAGTGAACAGAGGGGACATCATAAAGATAATCGCTGGGCAGGTTAAAGGTGGAATGAAAGGCCCCCAGCTTTTTATTACTTCAAAAACTAAGGTAATTATTAATCCCGAAGGGATTGATGAATCATCTTTGCCTGATACATCTACTATTAAATCCTTAAAATATGAGAGAACGATGGTATCCGAATTAAACCCCGGTGATAAGTTCAAGGAGATTAGGGGAACGATAGCCAAACTTTACTCTGTATTCTTTTATGACGGATGCCCCACATGTTTTAAAAAAATGAATGTGCCACAGAAAGGGTTCTGCAAACACTGCAAGTTAGAGGTATCCCCAATAAAAGTTGTCATACTGGACATAGGCATAGACGATTCAACAGGGTACATCAGGGCTTCATTTTTCAAAGACAAGGCTGAGAAGGTATTGGGCGTAACTGCTGATCAAATTCATCAGGGCGTAAAAAGCTATCTTGAAAAAGGTTTCAATTTTAAAAATGCAGGTGAGGCTTACCTATCTGACAATCATTACAATTTGTTGGGAAAAGAAGTATTAATCTCTGGAAACGTTGCAGAAAATGAGTACATTGGAAACGTATTCCAGGCACACAATATATTTGATTTTGATTTGGAAGAAGAGATAGAGA
- a CDS encoding DUF2666 family protein → MAMPEKVEFIGNYKGWKCYKGFESLDGKEKLDIARLLLSIRESFNEKILQYLGEGFDLKFIQGIVDTIIKDEKTISGALYKAKSPTTTKKLSEIANIKEAKDIAKGILTEMVLEKLGIERLTPDVLDKYLGQKPIEDKGSTVVSGKEMVHFLGNYSGWKCVKRMEVEELTEDFDIAMLLLSMRESFNNKIYDYMSDKFDMESLDGLVEDIIPKKGRFKEEDIAATLSKLNSPDFLSGLQRISPDPNATEILKRIAAEKTLISLKLPLLNAKMIEKYIEKKALIG, encoded by the coding sequence ATGGCGATGCCAGAAAAGGTTGAGTTTATCGGTAACTACAAGGGATGGAAGTGCTACAAAGGTTTTGAGTCCCTTGATGGGAAAGAGAAACTTGATATTGCACGATTATTACTCTCTATAAGAGAATCATTTAATGAAAAGATCCTTCAGTATTTAGGAGAGGGATTTGATCTAAAGTTTATTCAGGGCATAGTCGACACAATAATAAAGGATGAAAAAACTATTTCTGGTGCTCTTTACAAGGCGAAATCCCCCACGACAACAAAGAAATTATCAGAAATTGCAAATATAAAGGAAGCAAAGGATATTGCAAAAGGAATACTTACTGAAATGGTCTTAGAAAAATTAGGGATTGAAAGGCTTACACCAGATGTCCTTGATAAATATCTCGGGCAGAAACCTATTGAAGATAAGGGGAGCACAGTCGTCTCTGGTAAGGAGATGGTCCATTTTCTCGGTAACTATAGTGGCTGGAAATGCGTCAAGAGAATGGAAGTTGAAGAGCTTACAGAAGATTTTGATATAGCGATGCTTCTTCTGTCCATGAGGGAATCTTTCAATAATAAAATCTATGACTACATGTCCGATAAATTTGATATGGAATCTCTTGACGGACTTGTAGAAGATATAATACCAAAGAAGGGCAGATTTAAAGAGGAAGATATTGCTGCGACACTCTCTAAACTGAATTCCCCTGACTTTCTTTCTGGCCTTCAGAGAATATCCCCAGACCCAAATGCAACTGAAATCTTGAAGAGAATTGCAGCAGAAAAAACACTGATAAGCTTGAAACTTCCCTTGTTGAATGCGAAGATGATCGAAAAGTATATCGAAAAGAAGGCTCTTATTGGCTAA